The following are from one region of the Coccinella septempunctata chromosome 7, icCocSept1.1, whole genome shotgun sequence genome:
- the LOC123316776 gene encoding rab GTPase-binding effector protein 1, giving the protein MEEPSEKPVEINENSSELQNKIHELEAENKRIRDEFNIQRAKLRDLFLQKEREFIEKKEENQQLNDIIKKLKIELDDSKSQLLVKGLTLESDIETQNRRANEEIASLQKLVHETIEESSCSKSIHDAEIEHLKQLIQEYQFEISEMKRQQQQSPHHNIQEHSLVPSNVLNALTKGIVKKLGAESFSSQDSLDDTVKKQYEDPEVLRSLVEPLEDQIKALKEKLRNTDELLQNCRECGHNGGNMKLNGLETTTTTSQTERTHNCDMCQNYEAQLVGEQKKYNDLLVKNTAAEKAVERHKEELLKEIGFRKEMEEKWNEKREELKIQVAELTKNTEHAEMDLKELRQIFDQRCHEFKMSLSKLTKDREKMCHELQTLQLENENLVGKYTMHSQELQSQVINLPDTVQELHELILKNNQELIIAKIGKENAEATVNKLQSNIIHLEEQMNIKQQERDILENNFSQEINLLRETVQQYEKEARNVNQETIIELQEKIQELITSKNKLIDQNNELKSRVSSLQQELDTSETVQKDFVRLTQDLQIQLQRIRDSDAQVRWQHEEDIDTCPSCHFSFNNTRKKQHCRHCGQIFCQQCLTRQIKSGPNNRVSIVCNVCHTLLDHTSAPYFSEAPPPT; this is encoded by the exons ATGGAAGAACCTAGTGAAAAACCagttgaaataaatgaaaactccTCTG AGTTGCAAAATAAAATACATGAATTAGAGGctgaaaataaaagaattcgCGATGAATTCAACATCCAGAGGGCAAAATTAAGGGACCTCTTCTTGCAAAAAGAAA GAGAGTTCAtagaaaaaaaggaagaaaatcaacaattgaACGATATTATCaagaaattaaaaatcgaaCTAGACGATTCAAAGAGTCAATTGCTTGTTAAAGGATTGACTCTTGAATCAGATATTGAAACGCAAAATCGTCGAGCTAATGAAGAAATAGCAAGTCTACAAAAATTAGTCCATG AAACTATTGAGGAATCATCTTGTTCCAAATCCATCCATGATGCAGAAATTGAACACCTAAAGCAATTAATTCAAGAGTACCAATTCGAAATATCAGAAATGAAGAGACAACAGCAGCAATCTCCACATCACAATATACAA gAGCACAGTCTGGTACCAAGTAATGTTCTAAACGCTCTGACGAAAGGTATAGTCAAAAAATTAGGAGCAGAGTCTTTTTCCTCTCAGGATAGTCTTGATGATACTGTAAAAAAG CAATATGAAGATCCAGAAGTGCTGCGTTCTTTGGTTGAACCTTTAGAAGATCAAATTAAAGCCCTCAAAGAAAAACTAAGAAATACCGATGAACTATTACAAAACTGCCGAGAATGTGGCCATAATGGG GGTAACATGAAACTAAATGGCCTCGAAACAACCACTACAACATCGCAAACAGAGAGAACTCATAATTGTGATATGTGCCAGAATTATGAGGCACAGTTAGTCGgggaacaaaaaaaatataacgatTTACTTGTGAAAAATACTGCAGCTGAGAAAGCTGTCGAAAGGCACAAAGAGGAATTGCTTAAGGAAATTGGTTTTCGAAAAGAAATGGAGGAGAAATGGAATGAGAAGAGGGAAGAACTGAAAATTCAG GTCGCTGAGTTAACAAAAAATACTGAACATGCGGAAATGGATTTGAAAGAACTCAGGCAAATCTTCGACCAAAGATGCCATGAATTTAAAATGAGTCTTTCTAAGCTAACCAAAGATAGGGAAAAAATGTGCCATGAATTGCAAAC attacagctggaaaatgaaaatttggtaGGAAAATACACTATGCATTCCCAGGAACTCCAAAGTCAAGTGATAAATCTTCCAGATACTGTTCAG GAACTTCATGAACTTATATTGAAGAATAATCAGGAACTTATCatagcaaaaattggaaaagaaaATGCAGAAGCAACTGTTAACAAGTTGCAGTCTAATATTATTCATTTGGAAGAACAAATGAATATCAAACAGCAGGAAAGGGACATactagaaaataatttctcacaAGAAATAAACCTTCTCAG AGAAACAGTCCAGCAATATGAAAAGGAAGCAAGAAATGTGAACCAAGAAACAATTATCgaacttcaggagaaaattcaGGAGTTAATCACATCAAAG AATAAACTCATTGATCAGAATAACGAACTGAAATCTAGAGTTTCCTCCCTTCAACAGGAATTAGATACAAGTGAGACTGTCCAGAAAGATTTTGTACGTTTAACTCAGGATTTACAG ATACAGTTGCAGAGGATAAGAGACTCCGATGCACAGGTTCGATGGCAGCACGAAGAAGATATAGATACTTGTCCTTCATGccatttcagtttcaataataCTAGGAAGAAACAACATTGCAG GCATTGCGGTCAGATATTTTGCCAACAATGCTTGACAAGGCAGATTAAAAGCGGCCCCAATAACCGTGTTTCAATAGTATGTAACGTTTGTCATACATTGCTAGACCACACATCAGCTCCCTACTTCAGCGAAGCGCCACCTCCTACGTAA
- the LOC123316775 gene encoding uncharacterized protein LOC123316775, which yields MSEVHKCPFCDSSEEKTSERNLGSWEDTSEIICGYFPNFTNDHFKDLCNSCFDYISEFCKCRKLWIDNEKMIHAKRLLGQFKGLKDIVTLKKNSSVVCRLCFKESRFEDVIFVYLDHKKYQPGYIQNIMFLHANDIDFKLTENPVICQECLDAVQTFDALYQMCVENQASKAKPDLHVKTLCNYQHQNLDNEKVHVQLKKNKDSNTLVLQPVTEAESAVNCLMRTKETLGSNVVMNGWTTRKVFNLVTNPKFEEKKKSPDILEISDEEDVACSATSRGSKRPSDDSTYEGNLEFRSSSNDAKKMKIGSSKESTKCMGEAELEHPSSQPVVIEIDDSDEENLDFPKILSVTSLNESVGTQLQYDILEEGEILPSMQAVNMLFNHNNTPSELNSVIQESSSTDSYCCEMTSENFSSNSNNSHQPEVLSKDLLEDDLSDFLQFNKSGTDSSKRSKDLLDDDGSIEKVAEPPSDCTNTVFHQNDPKTYSSVFEQFVLLEKVASTRATAWKLLRGFLSDDIKEEYCTWFPFVPKNRKNYPSTKRKSHLTTLENCLGRRIYRCDVCLHVMNDESQATIHQCINLRGRKSRVCAEPKCGFYTFNDYLFAQHKKAHTLLSREDIQRYRCDFCDQYSSHKECLAKHQTLHKKVEIKGTVTKCKFCFFESPNPDILAHHQAVRHSYKKSKFTEKHFS from the exons ATGTCGGAAGTTCATAAGTGTCCATTTTGTGATtcttctgaagaaaaaacttctgAACGAAATCTAGGTAGTTGGGAGGATActtctgaaataatttgtggCTATTTTCCGAATTTT ACAAATGATCATTTCAAAGATTTATGCAACTCTTGTTTCGATTATATAAGTGAATTCTGCAAATGTCGAAAATTGTGGATCGATAATGAAAAAATGATCCATGCTAAAAGACTGTTAGGTCAGTTTAAAGGATTGAAAGACATTGTGACTTTAAAGAAGAATAGTTCTGTTGTATGCCGCTTATGTTTTAAAGAGAGCCGTTTTGAAGATGTTATTTTTGTGTATCTTGACCACAAAAAATACCAGCCTGGCTATATTCAGAATATAATGTTTCTTCATGCAAACGATATA GACTTCAAATTAACTgaaaatccagttatttgccaGGAATGCTTGGATGCAGTCCAGACATTTGATGCTTTATATCAAATGTGTGTCGAAAACCAAGCTAGCAAAGCCAAACCTGACTTGCATGTGAAAACTTTATGCAATTACCAACATCAAAATCTTGACAATGAAAAAGTTCATGttcaattgaagaaaaataaggacAGTAATACTTTGGTTCTGCAACCCGTAACAGAAGCAGAAAGTGCAGTCAATTGTCTCATGAGAACCAAAGAAACACTTGGAAGTAATGTAGTTATGAACGGATGGACAACAAGAAAAGTGTTTAATCTAGTTACCAATCCAAAATTTGAGGAGAAAAAAAAGAGTCCAGATATTTTAGAAATAAGTG ATGAGGAAGATGTAGCTTGCAGTGCAACCTCCAGAGGTTCCAAAAGGCCATCTGATGATTCGACGTATGAGGGTAATCTTGAATTCAGGAGTAGCTCTAATGACGCAAAAAAGATGAAAATTGGTTCATCGAAAGAATCCACAAAATGTATGGGTGAAGCTGAATTGGAACACCCATCATCCCAACCAGTTGTCATTGAAATAGATGATTCTGATGAAGAAAATCTGGATTTTCCAAAAATTCTCAGTGTGACTTCCCTGAACGAATCAGTGGGGACACAGCTTCAGTATG ATATTCTGGAGGAAGGTGAAATTCTCCCATCTATGCAAGCAGTAAATATGTTGTTCAACCATAATAATACACCTTCAGAACTAAATTCTGTAATTCAGGAGAGTAGTTCCACAGATAGTTACTGCTGTGAAATGACATCCgagaatttttcatcaaattcaaaTAATTCTCATCAACCTGAGGTCCTAAGTAAAGATCTATTAGAAGACGATCTATCTGACTTTTTACAGTTCAATAAAAGTGGTACTGATTCCTCGAAAAGATCGAAGGACTTACTGGATGACGATGGGTCTATTGAAAAAGTTGCAGAGCCCCCAAGTGATTGTACCAACACGGTATTCCACCAAAATGACCCAAAAACATATTCATCAGTTTTCGAACAGTTCGTTTTATTAGAAAAGGTTGCTTCCACTCGAG CGACAGCTTGGAAGTTGTTGAGAGGCTTTTTATCTGATGACATTAAGGAGGAATACTGTACCTGGTTTCCTTTTGTTCCTAAAAATAG AAAGAATTATCCATCTACGAAAAGAAAATCTCACTTGACAACTTTGGAAAACTGCCTAGGACGACGCATCTACAGATGCGATGTATGTCTTCACGTCATGAATGATGAATCACAGGCGACAATACATCAATGTATAAACCTCAGGGGGAGGAAAAGTCGGGTTTGCGCCGAGCCAAAATGCGGTTTTTACACTTTCAACGATTATTTATTCGCGCAGCATAAAAAAGCACACACTTTACTCTCGAGGGAAGACATACAAAGGTACCGCTGCGATTTTTGCGATCAGTATTCATCCCACAAGGAGTGTTTGGCGAAACATCAGACGCTGCATAAAAAGGTGGAAATCAAAGGAACGGTCACAAAATGTAAATTTTGTTTCTTCGAATCCCCAAATCCCGATATACTGGCACATCACCAAGCTGTGAGACATAGTTATAAGAAATCTAAATTCACGGAAAAACATTTCAGTTGA
- the LOC123317257 gene encoding uncharacterized protein LOC123317257 — protein sequence MFTQIVIIFLFINSLQPYIFSKENEANELISQGRVQYQLLRERGSLPKYGSCWKSALEIVDNGCRELSEETQSDIALALANCFLDMSGLETHHCEMDKKQNLRRICVSSMSDKAFNVYTEFYTHTLNMCWFLRGQIWQETISENTLKVGKQLETSAAKQEILLEIQRESLDIQSTMLQHSKDIESVLSDLSKAAQNNKEILLMLGQAVNDLQSWLIGEVSWINTLVFYVSSGIFFIIVTSTRQTIISRLPILTLLMVNLCIERVICSSILSRNDFKMNANQLFGNILDYVQVLRYCFLIISFCILFYKAYFYEDPLMKNKAILLDIFKQNQNILENLKAHKNLIPDRAYLVYKADSTQDHNVDTKKLLDTEDYRSSLKNIKNDNSSSSPNPTKVRVTSSNFKYNLRKQRNTTPVLD from the exons atgtTCACACAAATAGTCATTATTTTCCTGTTCATCAATTCCCTTCAACCTTATATATTTTCCAAAGAAAATGAAGCaaatgaattgatttcacaAGGTCGTGTGCAGTATCAG CTACTTAGAGAAAGGGGAAGCTTACCAAAATACGGGTCATGTTGGAAATCAGCTTTAGAAATCGTGGATAATGGATGTAGGGAGCTTTCTGAAGAAACTCAGTCTGACATCGCTTTAGCCTTAGCAAATTGTTTCCTAGATATGTCGGGGTTGGAAACACACCATTGTGAAATGGACAAAAAGCAGAATTTGAGGAGAATATGCGTTAGTTCCATGTCAGATAAGGCTTTTAATGTTTATACAGAGTTCTATACACATACACTGAATATGTGTTGGTTTTTAAGAGGACAGATTTGGCAGGAAACAATATCAGAAAATACCCTTAAGGTTGGCAAACAACTTGAAACATCTGCTGCCAAACAAGAAATTCTTCTAGAGATCCAAAGGGAAAGTTTAGACATTCAAAGTACAATGCTTCAGCATAGTAAAGATATCGAATCTGTGTTATCAGATTTAAGCAAAGCTGCACAAAATAACAAGGAAATATTATTAATGTTAGGACAAGCTGTTAATGATCTTCAGTCTTGGTTAATAGGAGAAGTTTCTTGGATCAATACTCTGGTATTTTATGTTTCctctggaattttttttattattgtgaCGTCAACAAGACAAACAATTATATCTAGACTACCAATACTAACATTGCTTATGGTGAATCTTTGTATAGAAAGAGTTATATGTTCTTCTATTTTAAGTAGAAATGATTTCAAAATGAATGCTAATCAACTGTTTGGAAACATTTTGGATTATGTCCAAGTCTTGAGATATTGCTTTTTAATTATTAGTTTTTGCATCCTTTTTTACAAGGCCTATTTTTATGAAGATCCCCTCATGAAAAATAAAGCAATCTTACTtgatattttcaaacaaaaccaaaatattttggaaaatttaaAGGCCCATAAAAATCTCATTCCTGATAGGGCTTATTTAGTCTATAAAGCAGATAGTACACAAGATCATAATGTagatacaaaaaaattattagacACAGAGGATTATAGGAGCTCTTTGAAGAATATTAAAAATGATAATAGTTCTTCCAGcccaaatcctacaaaagtaaGGGTAACATCCAGTAATTTCAAATATAATCTTAGAAAACAACGAAATACAACACCTGTTCTAGATTGA
- the LOC123317258 gene encoding charged multivesicular body protein 2b isoform X1 produces MDEFPIIMEDFPLKPKVEQNKKEQRQVDRQLRKAGRDIERDRRLLEREEKKLELEIKKNAKEGNKEACKVLALQLVRLRKQKNNTYAVNSKITGIGVQNKMMAANAKLAESMGVAGKSMAEMNKILKPEQVAANINAFSRESMKMSMTDEMINDTLDDILTESGDEEESDHIITQVLDEIGIEIGGKMAEAPTPERGAIGGTSKDKGLTDDDIEAQLAKLKAL; encoded by the exons ATGGACGAATTTCCAATTATAATGGAAGATTTTCCTTTGAAACCAAAAGTAGAACAGAATAAAA AGGAACAGCGACAAGTTGATCGTCAATTAAGAAAAGCTGGAAGAGATATTGAAAGGGATCGTAGGCTTCttgaaagagaagaaaaaaaattg gaacttgaaattaaaaaaaatgccaaGGAGGGTAACAAAGAAGCTTGTAAAGTTCTTGCTTTGCAACTTGTCCGTTTACGtaaacagaaaaataataccTATGCAGTTAATAGCAAAATTACAGGAATCGGTGTTCAAAATAAAATGATGGCAGCCAATGCTAAATTGGCTGAATCTATGGGAGTAGCAGGAAAGTCAATGgcagaaatgaataaaattttgaagCCTGAGCAAGTTGCTGCTAATATTAATGCTTTTAGTAGGGAATCTATGAAAATGAGTATGACAGATGAAATGA TAAACGATACATTAGATGATATTTTGACCGAATCAGGTGATGAGGAAGAAAGTGACCACATCATCACACAAGTATTAGATGAAATCGGTATTGAAATAGGAGGGAAG ATGGCTGAAGCCCCTACACCAGAGAGAGGCGCTATTGGGGGAACTTCAAAGGATAAAGGTTTAACTGATGATGATATTGAAGCACAGTTAGCAAAGCTCAAGGCGTTATAG
- the LOC123317258 gene encoding charged multivesicular body protein 2b-B isoform X2, whose product MLDWFSKPDPKEEQRQVDRQLRKAGRDIERDRRLLEREEKKLELEIKKNAKEGNKEACKVLALQLVRLRKQKNNTYAVNSKITGIGVQNKMMAANAKLAESMGVAGKSMAEMNKILKPEQVAANINAFSRESMKMSMTDEMINDTLDDILTESGDEEESDHIITQVLDEIGIEIGGKMAEAPTPERGAIGGTSKDKGLTDDDIEAQLAKLKAL is encoded by the exons ATGTTAGATTGGTTCTCAAAACCTGACCCAAAAG AGGAACAGCGACAAGTTGATCGTCAATTAAGAAAAGCTGGAAGAGATATTGAAAGGGATCGTAGGCTTCttgaaagagaagaaaaaaaattg gaacttgaaattaaaaaaaatgccaaGGAGGGTAACAAAGAAGCTTGTAAAGTTCTTGCTTTGCAACTTGTCCGTTTACGtaaacagaaaaataataccTATGCAGTTAATAGCAAAATTACAGGAATCGGTGTTCAAAATAAAATGATGGCAGCCAATGCTAAATTGGCTGAATCTATGGGAGTAGCAGGAAAGTCAATGgcagaaatgaataaaattttgaagCCTGAGCAAGTTGCTGCTAATATTAATGCTTTTAGTAGGGAATCTATGAAAATGAGTATGACAGATGAAATGA TAAACGATACATTAGATGATATTTTGACCGAATCAGGTGATGAGGAAGAAAGTGACCACATCATCACACAAGTATTAGATGAAATCGGTATTGAAATAGGAGGGAAG ATGGCTGAAGCCCCTACACCAGAGAGAGGCGCTATTGGGGGAACTTCAAAGGATAAAGGTTTAACTGATGATGATATTGAAGCACAGTTAGCAAAGCTCAAGGCGTTATAG